Proteins co-encoded in one Candidatus Bathyarchaeum sp. genomic window:
- a CDS encoding MBL fold metallo-hydrolase, with product MNTTKTTICAFIIFNLALCCVPSCYSQTDENVTVHFIDVGQGDSIFIDTSKLDVLIDAGSKSATQTVLDYLANLNITHIHLVIATHAHEDHIGGLVGVINSNITIDTVLYNNQSHTSATYTNFVSAAQTHNLTVAQRGQTFVLAETATLTVLNPVQPLQFSDQNDNSVVTKLQVENTTFLFTGDAEEHAEQSMLVSSVASLQSDLLKIGHHGSYTATGQNFLDIVDPKYAIISAGLDNKYDHPHNQTLQKLETKNITTYCTIQTGTIIAQTNGKTITFLNNPTPITISEIPQNLFLAVFVLAIIVPLIYKSKITKITHKH from the coding sequence ATGAACACAACAAAAACCACAATATGTGCTTTTATTATTTTCAATTTAGCCCTTTGTTGTGTCCCATCTTGTTATTCTCAGACCGACGAAAACGTTACTGTTCACTTTATTGATGTGGGACAGGGCGACAGCATATTCATAGACACCTCTAAACTTGATGTTCTCATTGATGCAGGCTCAAAAAGTGCAACCCAAACCGTTCTGGATTACCTTGCAAACCTGAACATAACCCACATACACCTAGTTATCGCAACCCACGCCCATGAAGACCACATCGGTGGACTGGTCGGAGTAATCAACTCCAACATAACAATTGATACTGTACTATACAATAACCAAAGCCACACTTCTGCAACCTACACAAACTTTGTATCCGCCGCCCAAACCCACAACCTCACCGTGGCCCAACGAGGACAAACATTCGTATTAGCTGAAACAGCAACCTTAACTGTCCTTAATCCTGTTCAACCCCTACAATTCAGCGACCAAAACGACAACAGCGTCGTAACAAAACTTCAAGTAGAAAACACAACTTTTCTGTTCACAGGCGATGCAGAAGAACACGCAGAACAAAGCATGCTGGTTTCATCTGTAGCTAGCTTGCAATCTGATTTACTTAAAATAGGTCATCACGGAAGCTATACCGCCACAGGCCAAAATTTTCTAGACATAGTTGACCCAAAATATGCAATAATCAGTGCGGGACTCGACAACAAATACGACCACCCCCACAACCAAACCTTACAAAAACTTGAAACAAAAAACATAACCACCTACTGCACAATACAAACCGGAACAATAATCGCCCAAACAAACGGAAAAACAATAACCTTCCTTAACAACCCAACTCCAATAACAATTTCCGAAATCCCACAAAACCTGTTTCTAGCTGTTTTTGTTTTAGCAATAATTGTTCCTCTAATCTACAAGTCCAAAATAACAAAAATAACACACAAACATTAA